A window of Cryptomeria japonica chromosome 3, Sugi_1.0, whole genome shotgun sequence contains these coding sequences:
- the LOC131873927 gene encoding receptor-like protein 20, protein MDMALVFLSLAKNNLSGVIPNSTCEASNLQVLELSNNKLSGKIPSNLGQCSKLFVLNLEKNDLKGTIPNIFANVTSLDTLKLGLNRLKGNMPSSLANCGSLEILDLRNNNIHGGLSTWIESFQSLGILVLKSNKFVGKIPLEFSNLLNLQILDLSSNKFSGIIPIDFMSLTEMANQTESTKTLEYQASIGVTYTNQMIIANKGQVIEYAKILGLVKSLQLSNNNLSSKIPWHTESLKGLIILNFSRIHFNGEIPNSLGSMVQLESLDLSKKELSGTFPAKLQQFTSLNYFNVSYNNLSGMIPQGRQLITFDSSSFSNNLGLCGLQNKISCSGSHHNPVSPSDKEDTTTVEDNILWDVGMGMGNAFGFCVIPNLGVQSASELWMP, encoded by the coding sequence ATGGACATGGCCTTAGTTTTTTTATCTCTAGCCAAAAACAATCTGAGTGGTGTCATTCCAAATTCTACCTGTGAGGCAAGTAATTTGCAAGTATTAGAATTGTCAAATAATAAGCTTAGTGGTAAGATTCCTTCCAACTTAGGTCAATGCTCCAAGCTCTTTGTGTTAAATCTAGAAAAGAATGATCTCAAGGGCACAATTCCAAATATATTTGCAAATGTGACTTCTCTAGATACATTGAAACTAGGTCTCAATAGGCTAAAAGGGAACATGCCATCATCCCTTGCAAATTGTGGCTCTTTGGAAATCTTAGATTTGAGAAATAACAATATTCATGGAGGCCTTTCTACTTGGATTGAAAGTTTTCAAAGTCTTGGCATATTAGTACTTAAATCTAACAAATTTGTGGGCAAGATACCCTTGGAATTCTCAAACTTGTTAAATCTTCAGATCTTGGATTTGTCAAGCAACAAATTTTCAGGCATTATTCCTATTGACTTTATGAGCTTAACTGAAATGGCAAATCAGACAGAAAGCACAAAAACTCTTGAATATCAAGCTTCCATAGGTGTAACATATACAAATCAAATGATCATTGCGAACAAAGGACAAGTTATAGAGTATGCAAAAATATTGGGATTAGTGAAATCTCTTCAATTATCAAACAACAATTTATCAAGTAAAATACCTTGGCATACTGAATCTCTCAAAGGATTGATTATTCTCAATTTTTCAAGAATTCATTTTAATGGAGAGATTCCAAATTCATTGGGAAGCATGGTACAACTAGAATCACTTGATCTGTCAAAAAAAGAATTGTCTGGAACGTTTCCAGCTAAACTCCAACAATTCACATCTTTGAATTACTTTAATGTGTCTTATAATAATCTATCAGGAATGATACCACAGGGAAGACAATTGATAACATTTGATTCCTCATCATTCTCCAACAATTTAGGTCTATGTGGCCTGCAAAACAAGATTTCATGCTCGGGAAGTCATCATAATCCTGTTTCTCCCAGTGATAAAGAAGATACAACAACAGTGGAGGATAATATATTGTGGGATGTGGGAATGGGAATGGGTAATGCTTTTGGGTTTTGTGTTATTCCAAATCTTGGAGTGCAAAGTGCTTCGGAATTATGGATGCCATGA